One Phaseolus vulgaris cultivar G19833 chromosome 11, P. vulgaris v2.0, whole genome shotgun sequence genomic window carries:
- the LOC137829146 gene encoding F-box/LRR-repeat protein At1g67190-like: MDQLPVEVIGNILSHLRAARDVVIASATCRKWRLACCKHLHTLSFSSKDWPIYRDLTTTRLEILITQTILQTSGLQALSILMEDVDEFLASTVTAWLLYTRETLRQLHYNVKTMPNVNILEICGRHKLEILDLAHNSIVGVEPNYQRFPCLKSLSLSHVSISALDLNLLVYACPKIEALELVNPEIAMSESQVTVELSSSTLKSVYVEAISLDKFILEADGLETLHLKDCALEFFELIGKGNLKHFKIDDVSVIHLDIGETVEDLETVDISNFTIIWPKFYQMISRSSNLKRLRLWDVMFDDEEEVVDLETIATCFPYLSHLSLSYDVRDGVLHYGLQGSSYLENVVVLELGWTVINDLFSHWVEGLLKRCPNLKKLVIHGIVSEAKSHEECQMLASFTTSMVEMMRRYIHVDPHFKYE, from the coding sequence ATGGACCAGCTTCCTGTTGAAGTGATTGGAAACATTCTGTCTCACTTGAGGGCTGCACGAGATGTGGTGATAGCCTCTGCAACATGCAGGAAATGGCGACTAGCGTGCTGCAAGCACCTTCATACCCTCTCTTTCAGCTCCAAAGATTGGCCTATTTATCGAGATTTGACGACTACTCGCCTCGAGATTTTGATCACACAAACCATTTTACAGACCTCAGGGTTGCAGGCTCTCTCCATTTTGATGGAAGATGTGGATGAATTCTTGGCTTCAACGGTTACTGCATGGCTCTTGTACACCAGGGAAACTTTGAGGCAATTGCATTATAATGTCAAGACTATGCCTAATGTTAACATTCTTGAAATATGTGGCAGACACAAGCTGGAAATACTAGATCTAGCTCATAATTCCATTGTGGGGGTTGAGCCTAATTATCAGCGGTTCCCTTGTTTGAAGTCTCTTTCCCTGAGTCATGTCAGTATATCTGCATTGGATCTGAATCTTTTGGTATATGCGTGTCCAAAGATTGAAGCTTTGGAGCTTGTCAATCCTGAGATTGCAATGTCTGAGTCACAGGTGACTGTTGAATTGAGTAGTTCAACGCTGAAGAGTGTGTATGTAGAAGCAATTAGTTTGGACAAGTTTATATTGGAGGCTGATGGACTTGAGACCTTGCACTTGAAAGATTGCGCACTTGAGTTTTTTGAACTTATTGGCAAAGGGAACTTGAAGCATTTTAAGATTGATGATGTTAGTGTTATACATCTTGATATTGGCGAGACAGTTGAGGATCTTGAGACTGTGGATATCAGCAACTTTACAATTATATGGCCAAAGTTTTACCAGATGATTTCAAGATCGTCGAATTTAAAGAGGCTTCGGCTTTGGGATGTGATGTTTGATGACGAGGAAGAGGTTGTGGATTTGGAAACAATTGCAACTTGCTTTCCTTATCTGAGCCATTTATCTCTAAGCTATGATGTGAGAGATGGAGTTCTTCACTACGGTTTACAAGGCTCTTCCTATCTTGAGAATGTTGTTGTCCTGGAGCTTGGTTGGACTGTGATCAATGATCTTTTCTCCCATTGGGTTGAGGGGCTGCTTAAGCGATGTCCCAATCTCAAGAAGTTGGTCATTCATGGAATTGTTTCTGAGGCAAAGTCTCACGAAGAATGCCAGATGTTAGCCAGTTTCACTACATCCATGGTTGAGATGATGAGGAGATACATACATGTAGATCCACATTTTAAGTATGAATAG